In Herbinix luporum, a single window of DNA contains:
- a CDS encoding TIGR03915 family putative DNA repair protein: MNNVKIFLCENSIDGIFTAIYQAWNSGYGHANVKIEEQSESNNYSNMELFSDYINVNTDLGKAMKVSRSIKQKLSKEIYEMVCRVALSNYHQKGDLIYRFLILAFHIGRDIVNHLNNDVVNRVFKINSNVYNEVHHFLGFVRFTEVENEILAAIIEPKNNILTLITPHFADRLPKEKFVIFDKLRNICTLHIPQKPWIVTKISDMDLDLYDLLKNDSDEYQDLWKIFFENIAIKERINPKLQRNNLPLRFRKDMTEFL, encoded by the coding sequence ATGAATAATGTTAAAATTTTTTTATGTGAAAATAGTATAGATGGTATTTTTACAGCAATTTACCAGGCTTGGAACTCGGGATATGGCCATGCTAATGTGAAGATTGAAGAACAGTCTGAGAGTAATAATTATTCAAATATGGAATTATTTTCAGACTATATTAATGTTAATACAGACCTTGGTAAAGCCATGAAAGTATCCCGCTCAATTAAGCAAAAGTTATCTAAGGAAATATATGAAATGGTATGCAGGGTAGCTTTATCAAATTATCATCAAAAAGGAGATTTGATTTATAGATTTTTGATTTTAGCATTTCATATTGGCAGGGATATAGTAAATCATTTGAATAATGATGTGGTAAATCGTGTTTTTAAAATAAACAGTAATGTATATAATGAAGTTCATCACTTTTTAGGTTTTGTTCGGTTTACTGAAGTGGAGAATGAAATTTTGGCAGCAATAATTGAACCAAAAAATAATATACTAACTCTTATAACACCTCATTTTGCAGATAGACTGCCCAAGGAAAAGTTTGTTATTTTTGACAAACTACGTAATATATGTACCCTACACATTCCACAAAAACCTTGGATTGTTACCAAAATTTCTGATATGGATTTGGATTTATATGATCTGTTAAAAAATGATAGTGATGAATATCAGGATTTGTGGAAGATTTTTTTTGAAAATATAGCCATTAAAGAAAGAATTAACCCAAAGTTACAAAGAAATAATCTTCCCTTGCGATTTAGAAAAGATATGACAGAATTTTTATAA
- a CDS encoding putative DNA modification/repair radical SAM protein — MVIHEGMSIQRKLEILSDAAKYDVACTSSGVDRKGNKSGIGNSLACGICHTFSADGRCISLLKILFTNECIFDCKYCINRSSNDIVRTSFTPEELCQLTMEFYRRNYIEGLFLSSGIKISPNHTMELMFDTLRKLREDYHFNGYIHCKAIPGADPALIEALGWYADRMSVNLELPTASSLKQLAPHKNRKNILKPIRQIQLRRESNIEYLGLYDKGKSRNYELSYKDKTDKSEGLITDNINNKLLAYNGNNNNDENEFKEILKPANEIIPSSRFLRAGKRYVPAGQSTQMIIGATEDSDYHIMSVSEALYNNFDLKRVFYSAFVNVNQDSTLPSTQTGPPLLREHRLYQADWLLRFYGFKTRELLDEKKPNFNILLDPKCDWALKNLDKFPVEINKADYYTLLRVPGIGVKSARRIIAARKNAVLDFKDLKKLGIVLKRAVYFITCKGKMMYPIKIDEDFITRELLSTKDRLPFGIDKDITYRQLSLFDDMKYNLSQG; from the coding sequence ATGGTTATACATGAAGGTATGTCAATCCAAAGGAAATTAGAGATTTTATCCGATGCTGCAAAATATGATGTTGCTTGTACATCTAGTGGTGTTGATCGTAAAGGTAATAAATCAGGTATCGGTAATAGTCTAGCCTGCGGAATTTGCCATACCTTTTCTGCTGACGGAAGATGCATTTCCCTACTTAAAATTTTATTTACCAATGAATGCATCTTTGATTGTAAATATTGTATTAACCGGTCTTCCAATGATATTGTAAGGACATCTTTTACTCCCGAGGAATTATGTCAGCTTACTATGGAGTTTTACAGGAGAAATTACATTGAAGGATTATTCTTAAGCTCCGGTATAAAGATAAGTCCAAATCATACTATGGAGTTGATGTTTGATACCCTAAGAAAGCTGCGAGAGGATTATCATTTTAACGGTTATATTCATTGCAAAGCAATTCCTGGTGCAGATCCGGCCTTAATTGAAGCCCTCGGTTGGTATGCCGATAGGATGAGTGTTAATTTGGAGCTGCCCACGGCAAGTAGTCTAAAGCAGTTGGCCCCACATAAAAACAGAAAGAATATACTTAAACCCATAAGGCAGATTCAACTTAGAAGGGAAAGTAATATAGAATATCTAGGTTTATATGATAAAGGGAAAAGTAGAAATTATGAACTAAGTTATAAGGATAAGACAGACAAGTCAGAAGGGTTAATTACTGATAATATTAATAATAAGCTTCTTGCTTATAATGGGAATAATAATAATGATGAAAATGAATTTAAAGAAATTTTAAAACCGGCAAATGAAATAATACCCAGCAGTAGATTTTTACGGGCCGGTAAAAGATATGTCCCTGCAGGACAGAGTACCCAGATGATTATAGGTGCTACTGAGGATAGTGATTATCATATAATGTCAGTATCTGAAGCCTTATATAATAATTTTGATTTAAAGAGGGTATTTTATTCGGCCTTTGTAAATGTTAATCAGGATAGTACCCTTCCTTCTACACAAACAGGTCCGCCTCTTCTAAGGGAACATAGACTATATCAGGCAGACTGGTTACTTCGTTTTTATGGTTTTAAAACCAGGGAACTTTTAGATGAGAAAAAGCCCAATTTTAATATACTCCTTGATCCAAAATGTGATTGGGCTCTAAAGAATTTGGACAAGTTTCCTGTTGAGATTAATAAGGCAGACTACTATACCCTACTTAGGGTACCGGGAATCGGGGTAAAATCAGCCCGCAGAATTATTGCTGCAAGAAAAAACGCAGTCCTAGATTTTAAGGATCTTAAGAAGCTTGGCATTGTATTAAAACGGGCAGTTTATTTTATTACCTGTAAGGGCAAGATGATGTATCCCATTAAAATTGATGAGGATTTTATTACAAGAGAGCTTTTGTCTACTAAGGACCGCCTGCCATTTGGGATTGATAAGGATATTACTTATCGTCAATTATCCCTATTTGATGATATGAAATATAATTTATCCCAGGGATAA
- the lpdA gene encoding dihydrolipoyl dehydrogenase, with protein sequence MNESYDLLVIGSGPGGYVAAIKAAKLGKKTAIIEKGEIGGTCLNRGCIPTKTLIHSSHFLSMAKSMKEAGITFTGLDIDYERLKERKEEVVLKIRKGVLGLLKANGVKIYQGEAKIIQRHLVRVKCGEDEENLQADNILIATGSQPVRPNIEGVNLKNVVTSDELLSGNSKLYKKLLIIGGGVIGVEMASIYKELGSEVEIIEAMDRILYGMDKEISQSIAMGLKKKKVSIHTGSKVVKISEGGSYGLVCEYIEKEQKKTCEAEGILLSVGRGPNIEGLFEDIDIEMDGPYIKVNENFETSLPNIYAVGDVIRGKQLAHLASAQGIVAVERICGLEPSIDLKVIPSCIYTVPEVATVGMDEGEAKARGFKVETGKYPMLGNSKTLLSMGERGFIKLVCDADSKRLLGAQLLCDRATDIIGELALAISNKLTYKDIASIIRPHPTYEEAITEAAHDIDGMAIHLIPKK encoded by the coding sequence ATGAATGAATCTTATGATTTGCTTGTAATCGGTTCGGGACCCGGAGGTTATGTGGCTGCCATTAAAGCTGCAAAGCTTGGGAAAAAGACAGCTATTATAGAAAAGGGAGAGATTGGAGGCACATGTCTAAATCGAGGCTGTATACCCACTAAGACTCTAATCCATAGCAGCCATTTTCTTTCTATGGCAAAAAGTATGAAAGAAGCCGGCATTACCTTTACAGGACTGGATATTGATTATGAAAGGCTTAAGGAAAGAAAGGAAGAAGTAGTATTAAAAATACGAAAAGGTGTCCTAGGACTTCTTAAGGCAAATGGAGTTAAGATATACCAAGGAGAGGCTAAGATTATCCAAAGGCACCTTGTAAGGGTAAAATGTGGGGAGGATGAAGAGAATTTACAGGCAGATAATATTCTTATAGCCACCGGTTCACAACCTGTAAGGCCAAATATTGAAGGGGTAAATTTGAAAAATGTTGTAACCAGTGATGAGCTTTTATCCGGCAATTCTAAGCTTTATAAAAAACTATTAATTATAGGAGGCGGTGTTATTGGTGTTGAGATGGCCTCCATTTACAAGGAATTGGGCAGTGAAGTTGAAATTATAGAGGCCATGGACCGGATTTTATATGGAATGGATAAGGAGATTTCCCAGAGTATTGCCATGGGCTTAAAAAAGAAGAAAGTCTCAATTCATACAGGGTCTAAGGTCGTTAAGATATCAGAAGGGGGCAGTTATGGATTAGTATGTGAATATATAGAAAAGGAGCAAAAAAAGACCTGCGAAGCAGAAGGAATTTTATTGTCTGTGGGCAGAGGTCCCAATATAGAAGGATTATTTGAGGATATAGATATAGAGATGGATGGGCCTTATATTAAGGTAAATGAAAATTTTGAAACAAGCCTTCCTAATATCTATGCCGTAGGTGATGTAATCCGAGGAAAGCAGCTGGCCCATCTAGCCTCCGCTCAAGGGATAGTGGCAGTAGAAAGAATATGTGGCCTTGAACCATCTATAGATCTTAAGGTAATTCCATCCTGCATCTATACTGTTCCCGAAGTGGCTACAGTGGGTATGGATGAGGGGGAGGCAAAAGCCCGGGGATTTAAGGTAGAAACCGGCAAGTATCCCATGCTTGGCAACAGCAAAACCTTACTTTCAATGGGGGAGAGGGGCTTTATCAAGCTGGTATGTGATGCCGATAGCAAAAGACTCCTAGGAGCCCAGCTATTATGTGACAGGGCTACTGATATAATCGGTGAATTGGCCCTGGCCATATCTAATAAACTTACCTATAAAGATATAGCCTCAATTATTAGGCCTCATCCCACCTATGAAGAGGCTATTACAGAGGCTGCCCATGATATAGATGGTATGGCAATACATCTTATCCCAAAAAAGTAG
- a CDS encoding lipoate--protein ligase, with amino-acid sequence MIAIKKLLYYITEETNPYKNLALEEYLLHNVREDECILYLWQNEKTVVIGRNQNPWKECRINQLNEVGGKLVRRLSGGGAVYHDLGNLNFTFLVTKDNYNVDRQLEVIIKAVNNLGILAVKSGRNDITVEGKKFSGNAFYTMGNKCYHHGTILVNVDMADLSKYLNVSKTKLQSKGVASVKSRVTNLKDYNRDITIDKLKKELINAFGDVYGLKPVEMDGANLPQEDLNSRAEKFSSWQWNYGRKIEFSDSIERRFSWGEIEIQFVVLGGIIKDCRVFSDALDTELFEELPKQLMGLKFTSKSINKALSNIRTSDNNNEILKDIIELIGEEV; translated from the coding sequence GTGATTGCCATTAAGAAATTGTTATATTATATCACAGAAGAAACTAACCCCTATAAAAACCTGGCTTTAGAGGAGTATTTACTACATAATGTTAGGGAAGATGAATGTATCCTTTATTTATGGCAGAATGAAAAAACAGTAGTTATCGGAAGAAACCAAAACCCTTGGAAGGAATGCAGGATAAATCAGTTAAATGAGGTTGGGGGAAAGCTGGTCCGTAGGTTATCAGGGGGAGGAGCGGTATATCATGATTTGGGTAATCTCAACTTTACCTTCCTTGTAACCAAGGATAACTATAATGTGGACAGGCAGCTGGAGGTAATAATTAAGGCAGTCAATAATCTGGGTATTTTGGCTGTCAAATCCGGTAGAAATGATATTACCGTAGAGGGAAAAAAGTTCTCCGGCAATGCATTTTATACTATGGGGAATAAATGTTATCACCATGGGACAATTTTAGTTAACGTGGACATGGCCGACTTGTCAAAATATTTGAATGTATCAAAAACCAAGCTGCAATCAAAGGGAGTTGCTTCAGTTAAATCCAGAGTAACTAATCTAAAAGACTACAATAGGGATATTACTATTGATAAATTAAAGAAGGAGCTTATTAATGCTTTCGGAGATGTCTATGGACTTAAGCCGGTAGAGATGGATGGGGCTAATTTGCCACAAGAAGATTTAAATAGCAGAGCAGAAAAATTCTCTTCCTGGCAGTGGAATTATGGCAGAAAGATAGAATTTAGCGATAGTATAGAGAGAAGATTTAGCTGGGGAGAGATTGAGATACAGTTTGTAGTGCTTGGAGGTATTATAAAAGACTGCCGGGTATTTTCCGATGCACTTGATACAGAGCTTTTTGAAGAGCTTCCTAAACAGCTTATGGGACTTAAATTTACTTCAAAGTCTATTAATAAGGCTTTAAGTAATATAAGGACATCAGATAATAATAATGAGATATTAAAAGATATAATAGAGCTTATTGGTGAAGAAGTCTAG
- the gcvPB gene encoding aminomethyl-transferring glycine dehydrogenase subunit GcvPB: MKLIFEIGNTDRGCDLLPESDVPVVSVEEKYARRKELNLPQLSETEISRHYTRLAKATYGVNKGFYPLGSCTMKYNPKINDEIAKLPNFSEIHPLQPEHTVQGCLEVYKLAEEYLCEITGMDYMDFQPAAGAHGEFTGLKLIWAYHRDRNDLKRDKIIIPDSAHGTNPASAAMAGFTVINIPSTKEGLVDIEALKDAVGDDTAGFMLTNPNTVGIFEEQILKITSIVHEAGGLNYYDGANLNAIMGLTRPGDMGFDVVHLNLHKTFSTPHGGGGPGSGPVGCKEILGKYLPSRRIIEVNNNLRFADKEEKSIGRVKDFYGNFLVVVRALTYIMTLGREGLKNASQNAVLNANYMMHMLKDTFTMPFGSGRCMHEFVMSLENLKNEKAVTALDFAKALLDFDIHPPTMYFPLIVKEALMVEPTETETRETLDEVIRIYKEVYNKAWQDPEAIHKCPTTTSIGRPDEVRAARNPVLRYHFSDQ; the protein is encoded by the coding sequence ATGAAGCTTATATTTGAAATCGGAAATACAGATAGAGGATGTGATTTGCTGCCTGAATCTGATGTTCCTGTGGTATCGGTTGAGGAAAAGTATGCAAGAAGGAAAGAACTTAATCTTCCCCAGCTTTCTGAAACAGAAATCAGCAGGCATTATACAAGACTTGCAAAAGCTACTTACGGTGTCAATAAGGGTTTTTATCCTTTAGGTTCTTGTACTATGAAGTACAATCCAAAGATTAATGATGAGATAGCCAAACTTCCTAACTTTAGCGAAATCCATCCTTTACAACCGGAACATACGGTTCAAGGGTGTCTTGAGGTTTATAAACTGGCAGAGGAATATCTGTGTGAAATTACCGGGATGGATTATATGGATTTTCAACCGGCAGCAGGAGCCCATGGGGAATTTACAGGATTAAAGCTTATTTGGGCCTATCATAGGGATAGGAATGATTTAAAAAGGGATAAAATTATTATTCCGGATTCAGCCCATGGCACCAATCCCGCCAGTGCTGCCATGGCAGGCTTTACCGTTATAAATATACCTTCTACAAAAGAGGGCTTGGTAGATATAGAGGCCCTAAAAGATGCGGTAGGAGATGATACCGCAGGCTTTATGCTGACTAATCCCAATACCGTAGGTATATTTGAAGAGCAGATTCTTAAGATTACAAGTATAGTTCATGAAGCCGGAGGCCTCAATTACTATGACGGGGCTAATTTAAATGCTATAATGGGACTTACAAGACCGGGAGATATGGGATTTGATGTGGTACATTTAAATCTTCATAAGACTTTTTCTACACCCCATGGGGGAGGAGGTCCCGGAAGCGGGCCTGTAGGCTGCAAGGAGATCTTGGGAAAATATCTTCCATCTAGGAGGATTATTGAGGTAAACAATAACTTAAGATTTGCAGATAAAGAGGAAAAGAGTATAGGCAGGGTAAAAGATTTTTATGGAAATTTCCTTGTTGTAGTTAGGGCCTTGACATATATAATGACTTTGGGTAGGGAGGGACTAAAAAATGCTTCCCAAAATGCCGTTTTAAATGCCAATTATATGATGCATATGCTTAAAGATACATTTACCATGCCCTTTGGCAGTGGTCGCTGTATGCATGAATTTGTCATGTCCCTTGAAAATCTTAAAAATGAAAAAGCGGTAACTGCATTGGATTTTGCCAAAGCCTTGCTTGACTTTGACATTCATCCCCCTACAATGTACTTTCCTTTGATTGTTAAGGAAGCCCTGATGGTGGAACCTACGGAGACAGAGACTAGGGAGACTTTAGATGAAGTAATAAGAATCTATAAAGAGGTATATAATAAAGCATGGCAAGATCCTGAAGCAATTCATAAATGTCCCACTACAACTTCCATAGGTCGTCCGGATGAAGTAAGGGCTGCAAGAAATCCGGTTTTACGTTATCATTTTTCCGACCAATAA